A window from Azoarcus sp. DD4 encodes these proteins:
- a CDS encoding response regulator transcription factor, whose product MIRLLLVDDHAVVRQGYRRLLEQQGNIVVAGEAATGALGLQRWRELQPDLAILDLALPDIGGLELLARIRQRDPQARLLAFSMHRDVLWAVQAIRAGALGYVTKSSPPEVLQHAVREVAGGRSFVSPDLAAEVRAALREPDPPATNGLSPRELEVLRLLLAGTPVADIATALFLSAKTVHNTHYQIKAKLGAANDFELVRLARRLGLGD is encoded by the coding sequence GTGATCCGGCTGCTGTTGGTCGACGACCACGCGGTGGTGCGCCAGGGCTATCGCCGCCTGCTCGAACAGCAAGGCAACATCGTGGTAGCCGGCGAAGCCGCGACCGGGGCGCTGGGCCTGCAGCGATGGCGCGAACTGCAGCCCGACCTCGCCATCCTCGATCTTGCCCTGCCCGACATCGGCGGCCTCGAACTGCTCGCCCGCATCCGCCAGCGCGACCCGCAGGCGCGGCTGCTGGCCTTCAGCATGCATCGCGACGTGCTGTGGGCGGTGCAGGCGATACGCGCCGGCGCACTCGGCTACGTGACCAAGAGCAGCCCGCCCGAGGTGCTGCAGCACGCCGTGCGCGAGGTGGCCGGCGGCCGCAGCTTCGTCAGCCCGGACCTTGCCGCCGAGGTCCGGGCCGCGCTGCGCGAACCCGATCCGCCCGCCACCAACGGCCTGAGCCCGCGCGAACTCGAAGTGCTGCGCCTGCTGCTGGCCGGCACGCCGGTTGCCGACATCGCCACCGCGCTCTTCCTCAGCGCGAAGACGGTGCACAACACCCATTACCAGATCAAGGCCAAGTTGGGCGCGGCCAACGACTTCGAGCTGGTGCGCCTCGCCCGCCGCCTGGGCCTGGGCGACTGA
- a CDS encoding histidine kinase, with product MNPTPAPSAPTHRQPAAASAAAFDLQRALLIRIVLFGLAATGIGLAALGWLARQAALSDLEPTGAIVQQLLSQDQPRLADPFNREQIAVDLAVLAPLARRLAFCVEVEDLWGRVIARDCMAPAPALAGTALPASGLAALAGDAGVARFGLLRPPGVTVGEIRVAPHWAAELSGWLGAVGVLALAWLALAALAVVLIAPVRRALRPADRILAAIGQLEAGDTTVRLPAFELREFRRIGEDFNSLARQLGETRAAERRLATGLLDAREAERRHLARELHDDMGQHLTSLRAEAAFLRHVADGDKAALLPSLDIIETSLAQLHESVQGIVQRLRPPGLDAFGLGNCLAQLVRDARRRPDGTPVETELAVRGDLAALPGEFAVHVYRIVQEGLTNALRHACANRVTVAVACDGGRIEVEVVDDGLADGSAMDTRGGHGLSGMAERVAALGGSVALAPLHAGGMRLAAGWPLPEARP from the coding sequence ATGAATCCAACGCCTGCGCCTTCCGCGCCCACACACCGCCAACCCGCTGCCGCCAGTGCCGCCGCGTTCGACCTGCAGCGCGCGCTGCTGATCCGCATCGTCCTGTTCGGACTCGCCGCCACCGGCATCGGGCTTGCCGCGCTCGGCTGGCTGGCGCGGCAGGCGGCGCTCAGCGATCTCGAACCCACCGGCGCCATCGTCCAGCAACTGCTCAGCCAGGACCAGCCGCGCCTCGCCGACCCCTTCAACCGCGAGCAGATCGCGGTGGATCTCGCCGTGCTCGCACCGCTGGCGCGGCGGCTTGCATTCTGCGTCGAGGTCGAGGACCTGTGGGGCCGCGTGATCGCCCGCGACTGCATGGCGCCCGCCCCCGCACTGGCGGGCACGGCGCTTCCGGCAAGCGGGCTGGCCGCACTCGCCGGGGACGCGGGCGTCGCCCGCTTCGGCCTGCTGCGCCCGCCCGGGGTGACGGTCGGCGAGATCCGCGTCGCCCCGCATTGGGCCGCCGAGCTGTCGGGCTGGCTCGGCGCCGTCGGTGTCCTCGCCCTGGCATGGCTGGCCCTGGCGGCGCTGGCGGTAGTGCTGATCGCGCCGGTGCGGCGCGCGCTGCGGCCAGCCGATCGCATTCTGGCCGCCATCGGCCAGCTCGAAGCCGGCGACACCACGGTGCGCCTGCCGGCTTTCGAGCTGCGCGAATTCCGCCGCATCGGCGAGGACTTCAACAGTCTTGCCCGCCAGCTGGGCGAAACCCGCGCCGCCGAGCGCCGGCTCGCCACCGGCCTGCTCGATGCGCGCGAAGCCGAACGCCGCCATCTCGCCCGCGAGCTGCACGACGACATGGGCCAGCACCTCACATCGCTGCGGGCGGAAGCCGCCTTCCTGCGCCATGTCGCCGACGGCGACAAGGCCGCGCTGCTGCCAAGTCTGGACATCATCGAAACCAGCCTCGCGCAGTTGCACGAAAGCGTTCAAGGCATCGTCCAGCGCCTGCGCCCGCCCGGCCTGGACGCCTTCGGCCTCGGCAACTGCCTCGCCCAACTGGTACGCGATGCCCGCCGCCGTCCCGACGGTACGCCGGTGGAGACCGAACTCGCGGTACGCGGCGATCTGGCTGCCTTGCCGGGCGAGTTCGCCGTGCATGTGTACCGCATCGTCCAGGAAGGTCTCACCAATGCGCTGCGACATGCCTGCGCGAACCGGGTGACGGTCGCCGTTGCCTGCGATGGTGGCCGGATCGAGGTGGAAGTCGTCGACGACGGCCTTGCCGACGGTTCCGCCATGGACACGCGCGGCGGCCACGGACTGTCCGGGATGGCCGAGCGGGTCGCGGCCCTCGGCGGCAGCGTCGCGCTGGCGCCGCTGCACGCGGGTGGCATGCGGCTGGCGGCCGGCTGGCCGCTGCCGGAGGCGCGGCCGTGA